The following are encoded in a window of Chloroflexota bacterium genomic DNA:
- a CDS encoding sugar-binding protein translates to MRLQADDGQYYNFVFDRDGTINEDGRTSYKSSGWWAARGQWALANGYRIFKEVDPDYAARLQTAYLRGEDALGDTMGPVGAHEELHGEAIPAWLINNGSDVSSLAMLGLAEYYQTEPNSRTRQLLTNQANGVARYQLGGPGEYPYAAHPSTTTSTALWHAWGSHQVHALARAGQLLERQDWIDSAQRAADTFFVRLLTTDLINEMLPLPNRRGQIAYGAEVMTSGFWALYQATGDPQYARYAGLTASWFLGNNMAGVQMYDPETGRTFDGIDGPTPFRVNRNSGAESTIEALYALMQMDQDPIAGRYLDFKAVKSPPMLIVEMENGEKVAGDATDGRRGWTGEARFSNDRYFGLKPGDAVSVPVKIPDDDLYLIYASHLRRGAPRPERVSEAVRAPGPVTIDGVLEEWDAAQDLLVNTREQVLRGAAAWPGPQTETIDLRWMWDEENLYVAASVKDPQHLQEEIGPMVWHGDVLYLYLDTRGRHDRLDVKLTLAQTPQGAQVWNWVAQSFLPGAELAWQPTGKGYIYEAALPLKSLNFLQPEPGKRMNFDAGMGFTGGFINWTGLDPDTVDNLAPLAFVDELSPAAIAGDVPEQSPEDVAFSVALDGSEPVVVPQAVSPDRDYLWLDPVFGEPQRLDQATYNLVVKFAGRQQDREAIVDAFLIHPSVLCKQFAHSDGREISLCYDTRTGQATWDER, encoded by the coding sequence ATGCGGCTCCAGGCCGACGACGGCCAATACTACAACTTCGTTTTTGACCGCGATGGCACGATCAACGAAGATGGGCGCACCAGCTACAAGTCGTCGGGCTGGTGGGCGGCGCGCGGCCAGTGGGCACTGGCCAACGGCTATCGGATCTTCAAAGAGGTCGATCCCGATTACGCGGCCCGCCTGCAGACCGCTTACTTGCGGGGTGAGGATGCCCTGGGGGATACGATGGGTCCGGTTGGCGCCCACGAGGAGTTGCACGGCGAGGCCATCCCTGCCTGGTTGATCAACAACGGCTCCGATGTTTCGTCATTGGCAATGCTGGGCCTGGCCGAGTACTACCAAACCGAGCCCAACAGCCGCACCCGCCAGTTGCTCACCAATCAGGCCAACGGCGTCGCCAGGTATCAATTGGGTGGGCCGGGGGAGTATCCCTACGCCGCCCACCCCTCCACCACCACCTCGACCGCGCTGTGGCATGCCTGGGGCAGCCACCAGGTGCACGCGCTGGCCCGTGCCGGTCAGTTGCTGGAGCGCCAGGACTGGATCGACTCAGCCCAACGCGCCGCCGACACCTTCTTCGTGCGCCTGCTGACCACCGACCTGATCAACGAGATGCTGCCCCTGCCCAACCGCCGGGGTCAGATCGCCTACGGCGCGGAGGTGATGACCTCCGGCTTCTGGGCGCTCTACCAGGCCACGGGGGATCCCCAATATGCCCGGTACGCCGGTCTGACCGCCTCCTGGTTCCTGGGCAACAATATGGCTGGCGTCCAGATGTATGATCCAGAGACTGGACGCACCTTTGACGGCATCGATGGCCCTACGCCCTTTCGCGTCAACCGCAACAGCGGCGCGGAGTCGACCATCGAGGCACTCTACGCTTTGATGCAGATGGATCAAGACCCCATTGCCGGCCGGTACCTGGACTTCAAGGCGGTCAAGAGCCCGCCAATGCTGATCGTTGAAATGGAGAACGGAGAAAAAGTGGCGGGAGACGCCACCGACGGTCGCCGAGGCTGGACCGGCGAGGCCCGTTTTTCCAATGACCGCTATTTTGGCCTGAAGCCAGGCGACGCTGTGTCTGTGCCTGTCAAGATTCCCGACGACGACCTTTACCTGATCTATGCCTCCCACCTGCGCCGCGGCGCGCCCAGGCCCGAAAGGGTGTCCGAGGCGGTGCGGGCACCCGGCCCTGTGACAATCGACGGCGTGCTGGAGGAGTGGGATGCCGCGCAGGACTTGCTCGTGAACACCCGCGAGCAAGTCCTGCGCGGCGCGGCCGCCTGGCCCGGCCCACAGACCGAGACCATCGATCTGCGCTGGATGTGGGATGAGGAGAATCTCTATGTGGCTGCCAGCGTCAAGGATCCCCAACATCTGCAGGAGGAGATTGGCCCTATGGTCTGGCACGGCGATGTGCTCTATCTCTACCTGGACACCCGGGGCCGGCACGACCGGCTGGACGTCAAATTGACCCTGGCCCAGACACCGCAGGGAGCCCAGGTGTGGAACTGGGTGGCACAGAGCTTTTTGCCTGGTGCCGAACTGGCCTGGCAGCCAACCGGGAAGGGCTACATCTACGAGGCCGCGTTGCCGCTGAAAAGCCTCAACTTCCTGCAGCCCGAGCCTGGGAAACGCATGAACTTCGACGCCGGCATGGGTTTCACCGGGGGCTTCATCAACTGGACAGGCCTGGACCCGGACACCGTGGATAACCTGGCGCCCCTGGCTTTCGTGGACGAGCTATCGCCGGCCGCGATCGCCGGTGATGTGCCGGAGCAGTCGCCTGAAGACGTGGCCTTTTCCGTGGCCCTGGACGGGAGCGAGCCTGTCGTCGTGCCCCAGGCCGTCTCTCCCGACCGGGACTACCTCTGGCTCGATCCCGTGTTCGGCGAGCCGCAACGGCTGGACCAGGCTACATACAACCTGGTGGTGAAATTCGCCGGCCGGCAGCAAGATCGTGAGGCCATCGTCGACGCCTTCCTGATCCACCCCTCTGTTTTATGTAAACAGTTCGCCCACAGCGACGGCCGCGAGATCTCCCTCTGCTACGATACGCGAACTGGCCAGGCAACCTGGGATGAGCGCTAA
- a CDS encoding toxin-antitoxin system HicB family antitoxin encodes MCSSPIPPEIHAAVATAAEVGGKSINQWAAETGHENEPLPAKLCTARKHHSALDSNQQFLCALPFAGSDPGPLANLTYATSRQSNARSYGPRSQASRRADQPGPSPTSDRAGRVAGRAGGHRAHLLGGARVRLGGRQRRGHCSRRRCGAGRSGLFAILRAHGRWASVGAGSSSSELRHAAPGRRRPILQLRF; translated from the coding sequence TTGTGCTCGAGCCCAATCCCGCCGGAGATACACGCGGCAGTCGCAACCGCCGCTGAAGTGGGTGGAAAGAGCATCAATCAATGGGCTGCTGAGACCGGCCATGAAAATGAACCGCTTCCGGCGAAACTTTGTACAGCTCGTAAACATCACTCTGCTCTTGATAGTAACCAGCAGTTCCTGTGTGCCCTCCCCTTTGCCGGCTCCGATCCAGGACCACTCGCAAACCTCACCTACGCCACCAGCCGGCAATCCAACGCCAGGTCATACGGTCCACGTTCCCAAGCTTCGCGACGGGCTGATCAACCTGGCCCATCTCCAACATCTGACCGAGCTGGTCGAGTGGCAGGGCGAGCCGGCGGCCATCGTGCACATCTACTCGGAGGAGCCCGAGTACGGCTGGGTGGACGCCAGCGGCGAGGGCATTGCAGCCGTCGACGATGTGGCGCGGGCCGCTCTGGTCTATTTGCAATACTTCGAGCGCACGGGCGATGGGCAAGCGTTGGAGCTGGCTCGAGCAGCTCTGAACTTCGTCATGCGGCTCCAGGCCGACGACGGCCAATACTACAACTTCGTTTTTGA